One genomic segment of Halalkalicoccus tibetensis includes these proteins:
- a CDS encoding RNA-guided pseudouridylation complex pseudouridine synthase subunit Cbf5 — protein sequence MCRDPPEERDLESLAEFGVVNLDKPPGPSAHQASGWLRDALDVEKAAHAGTLDPKVTGCLPTLTGTATRLAPAFLEGEKEYVAVLELHGPAPTDIESVIGEFEGALYQKPPRKSAVSRRLRVRTVHELDLLEVRERKALLRIRCESGTYIRKLCHDLGLALGTGAHMGHLRRTATTPFDDASLCSLHDLVDAIAFAEEGDEEPLRGILAPGERALVHLPRVTIAPSAAREVANGAQVYAPGVIDSEGDPDEEPLVACYTPDGSAVCLGRLVGDPDADSGRVVALERVLV from the coding sequence ATGTGCCGCGACCCGCCCGAGGAGCGCGATCTCGAATCGCTCGCCGAGTTCGGCGTCGTCAACCTCGACAAGCCGCCCGGCCCCTCGGCCCACCAGGCCTCGGGCTGGCTGCGCGACGCCCTCGACGTCGAGAAGGCCGCCCATGCCGGCACCCTCGACCCCAAGGTGACGGGCTGTCTCCCGACGCTGACCGGGACCGCGACCCGGCTCGCGCCCGCCTTCCTCGAAGGGGAGAAGGAGTACGTCGCCGTCCTGGAGCTCCACGGGCCGGCGCCGACGGACATCGAATCCGTGATCGGGGAGTTCGAGGGAGCGCTCTACCAGAAGCCGCCCAGAAAGAGCGCGGTCTCGCGGCGCCTCCGGGTGCGGACGGTCCACGAGCTCGACCTGCTCGAGGTCCGCGAGCGGAAGGCCCTGCTCCGGATCCGCTGTGAGAGCGGGACGTACATCAGAAAGCTCTGTCACGACCTCGGGCTCGCGCTGGGGACCGGCGCCCACATGGGCCACCTGCGCCGAACCGCGACGACCCCCTTCGACGACGCCTCGCTGTGCTCGCTTCACGACCTGGTCGACGCGATCGCCTTCGCCGAGGAGGGCGACGAGGAGCCCCTTCGAGGGATCCTCGCGCCGGGCGAGCGCGCGCTCGTTCACCTCCCGCGGGTGACGATCGCCCCGAGCGCCGCCCGCGAAGTCGCGAACGGCGCGCAGGTCTACGCGCCGGGGGTCATCGATAGCGAGGGCGACCCCGACGAGGAGCCGCTGGTCGCCTGCTACACCCCCGACGGATCGGCGGTCTGTCTCGGTCGGCTCGTCGGCGACCCCGACGCGGATTCGGGTCGGGTCGTCGCCCTCGAGCGGGTGTTGGTCTGA